From one Solea solea chromosome 15, fSolSol10.1, whole genome shotgun sequence genomic stretch:
- the rps24 gene encoding 40S ribosomal protein S24 isoform X2, with product MVENEKTKNDGNTSTCPSATFRQALIRPPTGPPSFSTSPSKADVKMNDTVTVRTRKFMTNRLLQRKQMVVDVLHPGKATVPKTEIREKLAKMYKTTPDVVFVFGFSTQFGGGKTTGFAMVYDSLDYAKKNEPKHRLARHGLYEKKKTSRKQRKERKNRMKKVRGIKKASVGAAGKKK from the exons ATGGTTGAAAACGAAAAAACGAAAAACGATG GCAACACAAGTACGTGCCCTTCTGCTACTTTTCGGCAGGCATTAATCCGGCCGCCAACTGGTCCTCCCTCCTTTTCTACGTCCCCGAGCAAGGCCGACGTAAAGATG AATGACACAGTGACAGTCAGGACCCGCAAATTCATGACGAACCGGCTGCTTCAGAGGAAGCAAATG GTCGTCGATGTCCTGCATCCTGGCAAGGCCACAGTTCCCAAAACTGAAATCAGGGAGAAGCTTGCCAAGATGTACAAGACCACTCCTGATGTCGTTTTCGTCTTTGGCTTCAGCACTCAGTTTGGTGGTGGCAAGACAACCGGCTTTGCCATGGTGTACGATTCCCTAGACTATGCTAAGAAGAATGAGCCCAAACACAGACTGGCAAGG CATGGTCTCTATGAGAAAAAGAAGACCTCAAGGAAACAGCGTAAGGAACGCAAGAACAGAATGAAGAAAGTACGAGGCATCAAGAAGGCCAGTGTGGGCGCTGCTGGCAAAAAG aaatga
- the eif4ebp2 gene encoding eukaryotic translation initiation factor 4E-binding protein 2, translating to MSTSRQLSESRAIPTRTVLINDTTQLPHDYCTTPGGTLFSTTPGGTRIIYDRKFLLERRNSPIAQTPPAHLPVIPGVTSQHVLSENQKNEAKKHINNHDGKPATGDDAQFEMDI from the exons ATGTCGACCAGTCGTCAGCTTAGCGAGAGCAGGGCCATCCCGACCAGGACGGTGTTGATCAACGACACAACGCAGCTACCTCATGATTATTGTACCACCCCTGGAGGCACTTTATTCTCTACCACCCCTGGAG GAACTCGGATCATCTATGACCGCAAGTTCCTTCTGGAGCGGCGTAACTCTCCCATTGCCCAGACTCCACCAGCACACCTTCCCGTCATCCCTGGAGTGACCAGCCAACACGTCCTAAGTGAGAACCAGAAGAACGAAGCCAAGAAACACATCAATAACCATGATGGCAAGCCCGCAACCG GTGACGATGCTCAGTTTGAAATGGACATCTAG
- the rps24 gene encoding 40S ribosomal protein S24 isoform X1 — MVENEKTKNDEDIFGKTLDRNISSIGNTSTCPSATFRQALIRPPTGPPSFSTSPSKADVKMNDTVTVRTRKFMTNRLLQRKQMVVDVLHPGKATVPKTEIREKLAKMYKTTPDVVFVFGFSTQFGGGKTTGFAMVYDSLDYAKKNEPKHRLARHGLYEKKKTSRKQRKERKNRMKKVRGIKKASVGAAGKK; from the exons ATGGTTGAAAACGAAAAAACGAAAAACGATG AAGACATTTTTGGGAAAACGTTGGACCGCAATATTTCCTCAATAG GCAACACAAGTACGTGCCCTTCTGCTACTTTTCGGCAGGCATTAATCCGGCCGCCAACTGGTCCTCCCTCCTTTTCTACGTCCCCGAGCAAGGCCGACGTAAAGATG AATGACACAGTGACAGTCAGGACCCGCAAATTCATGACGAACCGGCTGCTTCAGAGGAAGCAAATG GTCGTCGATGTCCTGCATCCTGGCAAGGCCACAGTTCCCAAAACTGAAATCAGGGAGAAGCTTGCCAAGATGTACAAGACCACTCCTGATGTCGTTTTCGTCTTTGGCTTCAGCACTCAGTTTGGTGGTGGCAAGACAACCGGCTTTGCCATGGTGTACGATTCCCTAGACTATGCTAAGAAGAATGAGCCCAAACACAGACTGGCAAGG CATGGTCTCTATGAGAAAAAGAAGACCTCAAGGAAACAGCGTAAGGAACGCAAGAACAGAATGAAGAAAGTACGAGGCATCAAGAAGGCCAGTGTGGGCGCTGCTGGCAAAAAG tGA